The nucleotide sequence ACCTCAACAACAGGAAACTTTTTATGTGGAAATCTTGCTGCGCCAGCCTTGCCTTGCTGCTTGTGCTGACGACACCGGCCCAGGCCCACTTCGGCATGGTTATTCCGTCCACGCCCACGGTTACGGACAAAAAGGACGCCAACGTACAGCTGGAGATTTCCTTTGCCCATCCCATGGAAATGCAGGGCATGGATATGGCCGCCCCTGCCGCGGCTACGGTAACCCATGACGGCAAGACCGAGGACCTCAAGCCCGCGCTCAAACCCGCCACAATTTTGGGCCACAAGGCATGGCAAACCACCTTTAGCATCAAAAAGCCCGGCGTGTACCAGTTTGCCGTGGAGCCCGCGCCCTACTTTGAACCGGCGGAAGACAAGTTCATTGTCCACTACACCAAGACCGTGGTGGCCGCCTTTGGTGAAGAAGAAGGATGGGACGCCCCCCTTGGCCTGAAAACGGAAATCGTGCCCCTTACCCGCCCCTTTGCCAACTATGCCGGCAATGTTTTTCGCGGTCGCGTGCTGCTTGACGGCAAGCCTGTTGCTGGCGCGGACGTGGAAGTCGAATGCTACAACAAGGGCAAGGCCCATACCGCCCCCAACGAATTTTTTGTAACCCAGGTCGTCAAGGCTGACGAAAACGGCATCTTTACCGTTGGTATTCCCTGGGCCGGGTGGTGGGGCTTTGCAGCCCTGAGCACCTCCGCTGAAAAGATGGAATACAAGGGCGAAGCCAAGGAAGTGGAACTTGGCGCCGTGATGTGGGTGAATTTTGCCGCTCCCAAAACCAAGTAAACATCATGCCTGAAAAGGCTGATCACGGCCGAACCGGAATCTGCCCCTTTCCGGTTCGGCCTCTGCGCTAGCGGACAGACCAAACAAAGGACTGACCATGCACATCGCCGAAGGCGTTCTTTCTCCCGCCGTACTTGCAACCGGGTACGCCCTTACCGCCGCCGGAACAGCTATCGGGTTGAAAAAGCTCGATTACGACCGACTGATGACGGTGGCCATTCTGGCTGCGGCCTTTTTTGTCGGCTCGCTTATCCATGTTCCCATAGGCCTGGCCAGCGCCCATCTTATCCTTAACGGCCTGTTGGGAGTGCTGCTTGGCTGGGCGGCCTTTCCGGCCATACTTGCGGCGCTGGCCCTGCAGGCGCTGCTGTTCCAGTTTGGCGGGCTTGTGGTGCTGGGCGTCAACACGTTCACCATGGCCTTTTCGGGCGTGGTAGCGGGCTGCATATACCGGGGCCTGAACCGGGCCTGGCCCTCCCCCACAGGGCAAAAGGTCGCCGCCTTCTGCGGCGGCGCGTTGGGCGTCATGGGCGCGGGCCTGCTTACAGCCTGTGCTCTGGCCTTTAGCGAAGAAGGCTTTGCCACAGCTGCGCGGCTGCTGTTTTTGGCCCATCTGCCCATCATGCTGGCCGAGGGGCTTATTACCATGATTACCGTGGGTTTCATCGCCAGGGTACGCCCGGAAATGCTGCACCTCACCGCAGCTTGAGACGGTTAGGAGTTTACATGCATCGTATCTGCATCCGCACGGCGTCAAAATGCGCGTTATTTGCGCTGCTGCCCGTACTCGTCATGATTTTTACCCTCGCAACGGCCGACAGGGCTTTTGCCCACAGGGTCAATATTTTTGCATGGACAGAAGGCGACCAAATTATTGCCGAATGCGGTTTTAACGGCGGCAACAAGGTCAAGCAGGGACAGATTGCCGTCTATGACGCAGCCACAGGCGCAAAGCTGCTTGAGGGCAAAACCGACGACGGGGGCGGTTTCCGTTTTCCCATCCCCGCCGAGGGCAAGGCTCACGGTTTGCGGCTTGTCGTCAAGGCGGGCGAAGGCCACCAGAACGAATGGACCATGGAGGCGGCAGAACTGACCGCTGTGCAGGCATCGGCGCAACCTGCAGCCGCCACGGCCACGACCTCGGCAGCAGCCCCCTCCCCAACGCAGGCGAGTCCTGCAGGCAAACCCCAGACCGGGGCGCAGGCTGCGGGCACGGCAGCTGCGGGCCTCAGTGCCGCAGAGGTGCAAAATATCGTCAACGCGTCGCTGGACGCCAAGCTTGGCCCTATCCGCAGGGAACTTGCCGAAATGCGCGTGGCGCGCCCCGGGTTTACCGAAATTTTTGGCGGCATCGGCTGGCTGGTGGGACTGGCGGGCGTTGCCCTTTACTTCAAGGGACGTCGGGGGTAAATGCTTGGAGTGTTTGACCAGCCCTTTGTACGCCCCTCGCTCATTCAGCGCATTGACCCCCGCGTCCGCATGGCCTGCGCAGGGGGGCTTGCCCTTTGCATATCGCTGCTGCACACCATTGCCGCCTGCTGTTTTGGTCTGGCCCTGGGGCTGACCCTGCTGGCTGCGGCCAATCCTCCGCTTCGCCCCTTGCTGCAGCGCCTGGGGGCCATTAATATTTTTGTGCTTTTTTTGTGGTGCGTCACCCCGCTGACCACGCCGGGCACGCCTTTGGCGCAGTGGGGTTTTGTTGCCGTAAGCGCCGAGGGCGTGCGGCTTGCCCTGCTGGTGAGCATAAAATCCAATGCCATCGCCTGCGCGTTTTTGGCGCTGGTCGCCACCATGAACGCCCCCACTGCCGGGCATGCCCTTGAGAGGCTGCACTGCCCCCCCAAGCTTGTCTTTCTGTTTCTATTCACGGCCCGATACGTGTACGTCATCGCCCAGGAGTGGCGCACGCTGCTTGTGGCGGCACGCCTGCGCGGCTTTCGCTCGCGCACCGACATGCACACCTACCGCACCCTTGCATCCCTGCTTGGCCTTTTACTGGTGCGCAGTTACGAGCGCTCGCTGCGCGTGCGCGAGGCTATGGTTCTGCGCGGGTTTTCCGGCCATTTCAGGTCAGTGACCACATTTAGGGCGCAAACGGGCGACGGCCTTTTTGCCCTGGGCCTGCTGGTCTGCATGGCGGGCATAATCGCAGTTGAATGCCTGGGAGGCCTCAATGTCTGATCACCATCACCACGCGGCCATTTTCAGCCTTGAGGGCGTCTGCTTCAGCTACGGACGCAGCGGGGCGGTGCGTCAGGTGCTGTGCGATGTGGATTTTTCGCTGCAGCCCGGTCAGCGCATCGGCCTTTACGGCCCCAACGGCAGCGGCAAGACAACGCTGTTCAGGTGCATAACCGGGCTGGCCCGGCCCCAGAGCGGCCAGGTGCTGTTTCATGGTGCGCCCCTGCGGGACGAAAAAGATTTTTACGACCTGCGCTGCAAGGTTGGCTTTGTACTGCAGCACGCCGAGGACCAGCTGTTTTTTCCCACCGTGCTCGAGGATGTGGCCTTCGGCCCCCTGAACCTCGGCCTTTCCGCCGACGACGCCAGGGACTGCGCCGTGGAAACCCTGCGCAATCTGGGTCTTGCGGGTTTTGAAAACCGCCTCACGCACCGCCTCTCGGGCGGCGAAAAAAAGCTTGTATCGCTGGCGGCCGTTATGGCCATGCAGCCAGAGGCCCTGCTGCTTGACGAACCCACAAACGGTCTGGACAACGAAGCACGCCAGCGCATCATTGATATTTTGGGCAGCCTTGATACCGCCCGCATAACGATATCGCACGACTGGGATTTTCTGGCCCAGACCTCTACCCAGTACCTCACCATCGCGCACAATCGCCTGAGCGCCTGCGCACCCTCTTTTGCCCACGCGCACATGCACGCCCACCCGCTGGGCAACGAGCCGCACGAGCACTAAGCCGCCATGTCGCCCTTTGCGCAATGCGCCGTTTTGTGCGCTTTGCGCATTCTCATCGCATCAGCCCCAGTTTTTATCTATCCCTATATATAAAATTCTCGCTAGCTATTTTTTCTGAGCCGGAGTATTCTGTTACTCAAAGGCATGCACCCGCGCATAAAACGCTTATGTTGCAAGCCCAATCCTGCCCCAAGGATTTTCATGCGAATACTTCCATTTTCTCCGCATCAGCCCCTTATAGAACTGGACACTCACGATGCCGTGTGGGAATGGCATGTACGCTCTGATCAGCTCTACTTCAGCCAGGGGGCGCAGCGCATACTTGGCCTGGAGAGACAGCCGCGTTGCATGGAGGACTTTCTTTCCGCCTGCCAGGAGGAAAAACGGGAGTGCCTGCAGCTGTCCTTGCAGACATTTATTGAAGGACACATCGGCGCGTATGTAGAATTGGGCTTTCCGCTCAAAACCGTTGAGGCGCGCACCCAGCTGGTAACGCTCGCGCGCAACGGACTGGGCCGGGCCGAGCGGGTGGTGGGCTGCATAAGCGCCGTTGAACGGCAATCTGCCAATCTTTTGCCGTCAGCACGGTTTTCCATGCTGCAGCTCCCCACGCCGCACGCAACGCAGGACCATGCCCGCCTCATGCTGGCGCTCAATGCTTCCGGCGACGGCCTGTGGGACTGGGACGCAGTTACAAACGCCGTTTATTACAGCCCCCGCTACATCGAAATGCTGGGCTACACCCCCGAGACGTTTCCGGCGACCCTGAAATCGTGGGAAGAAAAAATCCACCCCGAAGACTACGCGCATGTGGTGCCCATTCAAAAAGACATCATCGCCTCGCCTGCGCACGGCGACACCTTTGAATGCACCTACCGCATGCGCAGGGCGGACGGTACCTGGGCCTGGATTCTCGGGCGCGGCAACGTCACGCAAAGAGATACCAGCGGCCAGGCCACCCGCGTGGTGGGCCTGCACACCGACATCAGCGCCAGCCAGGCCGACAGGGCGCACCTTGAAGACCTTGTGCGCAACGATCCGCTAACCGGGCTGCGCAGCCGCACGTTTTTTACCATGGCTGTTGATGACATGGAGCAGCGGGCCGTACGGCCTGTGGGGGTGCTAGCTGCCGACATCAACGGGCTCAAGATGATCAACGACCACCTCGGCCACGAGGAGGGCAATGCCGTGCTCTGTCAGGCGGCCCTGCTGCTTCGCGGCGGTATTGATTCCGAAGCCTGCGTGGCGCGCATGAGCGGCGATGAGTACGCGGTGCTCTTGCCCGGCTGCAACCAGCAGACCATGGCCGAAATCGTGTTTACACTTATGCGCCGCTTTGACCAGCATAACGAAAACCTGGGGCACACCCCTGTACTGCTGGCCTTAGGCTCGGCATGCGCCGAAAACATGCAGACCACCATCGCCGCTGCCATGGTGGAGGCGGACAGAAGCATGCTGCGCCACAAGCTTACTACAAGAACAAAAACACGGCAGCAGATCAAAACATGGATCGAAAACCGCACCAATACCAGGGTTTCCTTGAACGATAGCCGGTACCTGTAACGCAGCACCCCCTACGCGGGGCGCCCGCCGCCGCCCCATGCCCTTGACGCACGGCTGGCTTTACGCCAAAGTATTCGCATGTCGGAAGATAACCCTCCCCCTACGCAGGCCCACGGCTCTGCCACAGGAACAAGCACCCATGCCGTGCTTGAACAGCCTATGGTGCAAGAGACCGAAAGCGGCCAAAAGTTGTTACAGTTCCTGCAAAGGCGGCTGAACCTGCCCCCCACCCTGCTTCACCGCTGGGTGCGCACTGGTCAGGTGCGCATTAACGGCAGCCGGTGCAAACCCTTTGCTCGCGTACAGGCTGGCGACATCGTCCGCCTGCCTCCCTTTGCCTTTAAACTGGCGGAAACAGGCACCACACCAGGCGATCCGCAGGCCCCGATCAACGAGTCCGCCTCAAACAATGCCGGTTCGCCCCCCTTGCCGCCCATGATCGGCACGGACGGATACCTGTGGGCCTTCAACAAGCCTGCGGGGCTGCCCACGCATCCCGGCACCGGGCATGAGGACAGCCTCAGCTCACGCCTTGCCGCCTATTTTGCCGATGCGCCGTTCCGGCCCGTGCCCGTGCACCGGCTGGACAAGGAGACCTCTGGCGTTTTGCTGGTGGCGGCCTCTTTCGAGGCGCTGGCCAAGGCTCAGGAGGCGCTGCGCGCAGGCGCGCTGGCCAAGGAATACGTGGTCTGGGTGCAAGGGGCCTGGCCCTATGAGGAAACACAGCTTCTGCGCCATTTTTTGCGCAAGGACAGCGCCCAGGGCTATGAAAAGGTACGCATTGCCGCGCCGGGCGAGGCCAACAGCCGCGAGGCCCTCTGCCTGGTGCGCCCCCTGCGCGTCGCGCAGAGCCAAAGCCTGCTGCTCGTGCGCCTGCTGACAGGCCGCACGCACCAGATACGCGTACAGCTGGCGGCCATGGGGCATCCC is from Desulfovibrio desulfuricans and encodes:
- a CDS encoding DUF4198 domain-containing protein, encoding MWKSCCASLALLLVLTTPAQAHFGMVIPSTPTVTDKKDANVQLEISFAHPMEMQGMDMAAPAAATVTHDGKTEDLKPALKPATILGHKAWQTTFSIKKPGVYQFAVEPAPYFEPAEDKFIVHYTKTVVAAFGEEEGWDAPLGLKTEIVPLTRPFANYAGNVFRGRVLLDGKPVAGADVEVECYNKGKAHTAPNEFFVTQVVKADENGIFTVGIPWAGWWGFAALSTSAEKMEYKGEAKEVELGAVMWVNFAAPKTK
- the cbiM gene encoding cobalt transporter CbiM — protein: MHIAEGVLSPAVLATGYALTAAGTAIGLKKLDYDRLMTVAILAAAFFVGSLIHVPIGLASAHLILNGLLGVLLGWAAFPAILAALALQALLFQFGGLVVLGVNTFTMAFSGVVAGCIYRGLNRAWPSPTGQKVAAFCGGALGVMGAGLLTACALAFSEEGFATAARLLFLAHLPIMLAEGLITMITVGFIARVRPEMLHLTAA
- a CDS encoding cobalamin biosynthesis protein CbiL encodes the protein MHRICIRTASKCALFALLPVLVMIFTLATADRAFAHRVNIFAWTEGDQIIAECGFNGGNKVKQGQIAVYDAATGAKLLEGKTDDGGGFRFPIPAEGKAHGLRLVVKAGEGHQNEWTMEAAELTAVQASAQPAAATATTSAAAPSPTQASPAGKPQTGAQAAGTAAAGLSAAEVQNIVNASLDAKLGPIRRELAEMRVARPGFTEIFGGIGWLVGLAGVALYFKGRRG
- the cbiQ gene encoding cobalt ECF transporter T component CbiQ, with translation MLGVFDQPFVRPSLIQRIDPRVRMACAGGLALCISLLHTIAACCFGLALGLTLLAAANPPLRPLLQRLGAINIFVLFLWCVTPLTTPGTPLAQWGFVAVSAEGVRLALLVSIKSNAIACAFLALVATMNAPTAGHALERLHCPPKLVFLFLFTARYVYVIAQEWRTLLVAARLRGFRSRTDMHTYRTLASLLGLLLVRSYERSLRVREAMVLRGFSGHFRSVTTFRAQTGDGLFALGLLVCMAGIIAVECLGGLNV
- a CDS encoding energy-coupling factor ABC transporter ATP-binding protein; translated protein: MSDHHHHAAIFSLEGVCFSYGRSGAVRQVLCDVDFSLQPGQRIGLYGPNGSGKTTLFRCITGLARPQSGQVLFHGAPLRDEKDFYDLRCKVGFVLQHAEDQLFFPTVLEDVAFGPLNLGLSADDARDCAVETLRNLGLAGFENRLTHRLSGGEKKLVSLAAVMAMQPEALLLDEPTNGLDNEARQRIIDILGSLDTARITISHDWDFLAQTSTQYLTIAHNRLSACAPSFAHAHMHAHPLGNEPHEH
- a CDS encoding GGDEF domain-containing protein, which produces MRILPFSPHQPLIELDTHDAVWEWHVRSDQLYFSQGAQRILGLERQPRCMEDFLSACQEEKRECLQLSLQTFIEGHIGAYVELGFPLKTVEARTQLVTLARNGLGRAERVVGCISAVERQSANLLPSARFSMLQLPTPHATQDHARLMLALNASGDGLWDWDAVTNAVYYSPRYIEMLGYTPETFPATLKSWEEKIHPEDYAHVVPIQKDIIASPAHGDTFECTYRMRRADGTWAWILGRGNVTQRDTSGQATRVVGLHTDISASQADRAHLEDLVRNDPLTGLRSRTFFTMAVDDMEQRAVRPVGVLAADINGLKMINDHLGHEEGNAVLCQAALLLRGGIDSEACVARMSGDEYAVLLPGCNQQTMAEIVFTLMRRFDQHNENLGHTPVLLALGSACAENMQTTIAAAMVEADRSMLRHKLTTRTKTRQQIKTWIENRTNTRVSLNDSRYL
- a CDS encoding RluA family pseudouridine synthase; its protein translation is MSEDNPPPTQAHGSATGTSTHAVLEQPMVQETESGQKLLQFLQRRLNLPPTLLHRWVRTGQVRINGSRCKPFARVQAGDIVRLPPFAFKLAETGTTPGDPQAPINESASNNAGSPPLPPMIGTDGYLWAFNKPAGLPTHPGTGHEDSLSSRLAAYFADAPFRPVPVHRLDKETSGVLLVAASFEALAKAQEALRAGALAKEYVVWVQGAWPYEETQLLRHFLRKDSAQGYEKVRIAAPGEANSREALCLVRPLRVAQSQSLLLVRLLTGRTHQIRVQLAAMGHPVLGDPKYGAAPRRHVPRGAYALPAPARAGGADKKNPQPEGLMLHALRVTMPCGRIFSCLPSWVGEHALTDLPDPVATASAPQHGDGCGAFPLAEQSATNKFLRQ